The genomic segment AGCTAGTCAGCTAGTTAGCAGGCTTAGCTAACTAACCTCCAATCGTGGAGGTACAAACCACTACGATGCTGCTGTCATCCGTTATCTTGATCTCAAGTTCCTGACATGTCGCATGTCTTTGTTTAGAAAATAGCGTTAATTTTACCGTCAAACTGTCTGCGGCGCCAGTAGCGGCGCAGACAGTAAACTTTTGGGTAATGTGTCCATGACTCAAAAAGTCATATAGTTAACGGCACTCAAAATGCTTCTGTTGGTTTGGTTTCCAGTCACTTTCTTGTAAAAATACtcaacaaagaaagaaagaaaaagggcaTAAAGTAACTAAACACACAAAGTATTATGCATATAACTTCtaaatgacagaataaaaaacagtttgtacAAGAGAATTATACAGCTATGTCTTATTCACCTATTAAGAAGCAAGAAAAAAGAACGTTTTAGGCAAACAGTGTAATGTTTTGACATGGGTGCTGAAACAGTTCATGATTAATGAGTCAATTAATTAGaccatccaaaaaaaaaagtgaacaaaaaatgttgattagtaAATAATTTGGTCATTAATCAAGCAGAAATAccaaacaaactaaaaatgaGAGTAGACAACATTGAAAACTATTGCTGGTTGCAGTTGTTGTAAGACTGTAAAATTAAggcaaataataaataagagtAATGGAAGATTTGCAATAATATATGGTatactgcacatactgtacactaagataatgttatttatttatttatttaagttatttcTCCATCTATGACTCAGTTCAAAGATACCCAatgttaaattgcatttaaaacGTACATCCATGTTGTGTGCTCTCTGTTCATTGTGGTCATCTTGTTCCTCCAGATAATAGCATTTGACGAGCTGAAGACTGACTACAAGAATCCTATAGATCAGTGTAACACTCTAAATCCGGTAAGTGACGCCATAGTACCTAACACACCTTACTTGCCTCTTTGACTGCATGCAGATATGCTCTGTtgaaagatatttcatttactttaGGACTTTATCCGCCTATCTGTCTTTTTCAATCATTTCTCTGCACTGTTATGCTAAATAACCTGCCTGTTATGAATACAGTGATCTTGTCAGCTGTCAAACTCTAACgccttttgttgttttgtttttcctaatctgcttttgtttttacactttgttaaCGGCAAAAAGACagttgaaaaggtcaaaaagaTTAAAAGAGTCAAAATTGCATTAAAGGTTTGTACCAATCTTTAAAATGCCCGCTCAGTTCAACTCAGTCTGCAGTCTTGTCATTTTGCACGGGGGAAGTGTTTGCAAACGTCTTTTCAGTTAACTAATCTGAGTCAAGGCCAGAGTTCAGGGATTAGACAATGCGCCACCTGTGCCCCATCTTTTCCACTGTCGTGTTGTagatagatttatttatttatttttgtaattgccccttttatttatttatttatttattaattactttaattgtttttgtgagCATTTTTGACTGTTGTGGACTGCAATAGTAGTTATTCTTTCTATTTTGCAAGTCTCAAAGTGCAGCTTTTAAGTTGTAAGCATTTACTGAAATACaggatattttaaaatattctcCTTTTAACACCTCATCTAACCAATTAAATTGACTATTCGTTTTAAGCTTTGTTAAACTGCTTTTCAAGCAGAGGAGCTTTGGTGCTCATGAGAAGCATTAGAATATGAAGTAGTGGGATACAAATACTTGGATGAAATATCCACTGTTATTGATAATTGATAAAGTATAGTTGTTAACTGAAAAGACTTGCAAATGCTCAAAACATGCATGATCTTTATTACAACCTACCCTTTGTTTGCATATAGTGTTACTGGTACAGTAAATTCCCAGTAAACTCAGAAAGTCAGGTAACTTGTCTTGAGTTTGAGATGACAGTAACACGACACCAGACCTATACACTGTCCTGACAGAGCTTTTACATAACAGTATTCATAGAAATcatgtaaagagaaaatcaggTCATTGGATTTTGCAGCAAAGCTTTTTGAACAGTGGATACTTTGAGCTGTAGATTGTGgaggaaaataattttatattccaactttaaatcaaacttttCTTCATGCATATCACATAGTAGTTATTTCACTTTCCTATGAGGGGGAGGCTGCAGTTTGATTCAGCAATTAGCTGAACTAAGCTACTATATATGAGCTCAGTGTTTGGCTCTAACCTGCATCACCTGTGGTTCAGAGCAGATGGCTGCAGAATCCCAACACTCTCCAGATCAGCAATATTCGAGACCACTGATTGGTCAGTGATTTCACTAGTAGGAGGAGTTATTAAGTTAAAAGTACAGTTCCTCGATCTGTACGATCTGCTGTTTTGACCATGCTAGTCTTTTTGCGTGTGGAACGCTCAGCTCAGttggcaaaatgtttttgtgctgtGATCAGTCGTTTTGTATTTGGCAGCACAGTGCAGGATTTCAACACATTAtagccccctcctccccccttcctcgTCCTACATGCCCCTCACCTTTCCATCTGTGGGCTGTtggttgcccccccccccccccccctcccacaccTCCACCCTCTGCTCTTTTTGAATGCATGGCTTCCATGTGGTGCCTCCATCTGCCCCCCTGAACCCCGCACCAGTTCAAATTCTTGTCAACCTGAGGCAAGCTGCTGCATCAACACTGCTAGTGCTCACAgcatggtctctctctctctctctctctctctctcgagtGTGTCTCCCAGTCCCGTTTGTCAGGAGGTGGGATGATCTCTAGGTTTGCCCTCACTGCAAAAGATGTTGATATTGAGATGCGCAAACATTCTCCAGAGCAAGTTGTTGATAAGTTTCCCTCTTTCACTTGTGGTCAAGACTTGATGCATGACATATAAGCAGGGTGGGAAATTAATTAACCTTTTCTATTCACTTGAAGACTCCTAAATTCAACAACCCACTCTCAAGATTTACCACTATTAGAAGTCAGTGTTAGAGGCTAAATGTGGCTGCATGGctaaacacagtcacacattctGCCTTGCTCATTGTGTTGCCACATCACACAGAGGATATCTGAGGACAGTGAATAAGCCTCACTGTGGAAGCTTATTAAACACCAAACGAGTGGCGTCTTTTCGTCCTCAGTTCTGGGGGCGAGCATAGGATTCAAAAATCACAGAAATTTTGCAGGTggcatgttttaatttttcacccTGTTTGTGTTACACATTCTGTCAGATCAGTGCGATAgcttactgtgacatttttatgtacatGTAATAATGTGTAGGAAGAAAACATCAAGCTGGGCCTGACAGTGTGAACCAAGAGGCTTAACTGCACAGAACATAGTGCATAGTTGAGCATAAGCGTCTCACTTTAGCTCATTTGTATTTCACTCCTTTGCTGAACCCTCTGTGGAGCTGGCTGCAATTTTTAGATGTCTGGCTCTTTAAATAGCTCAATTTTCTCTTTGTAAAATGTCCTCGTTGCCTTTGAGGCTTTGTGACTCGATGCTGTATTATCTTCTGACCAGTGTGCTTTAACTTATTACAGCTCACTACATTTATTACTGTGAGTCCACACTTGGAATTTAAGTATTTTGTGTGGACAGCCAAAGAGTTTTGTCTTTACATTACAGTCAATAACACAGCACACAGGCTCATGAGAATAAGGGAGTTGGACTGACTGTTCACTATATGAGGATTCTGACGTGTCTAATTTTTTCTCTCCGCAGCTGGTGCTCCCAGAGTATCTcatccatttcttcttctgtgtgatGTTCTTCTGTGCGGCTGAGTGGCTCACCCTCTGTCTCAACCTACCACTGTTGGCTTATCATGTGTGGAGGTGGGTCTCTGACATCCATTATCTAATTACAGTGTTTGATCCATCAAAAGTCTATATTGCCCAACGCCCTGATATTTCTTGCTTTTCACTACAGACAGCACAGTCTGATTTAATCCACCACTTTCGCTCCACTGTGCTGCAGGTATATGAGCAGACCTGTGATGAGCTGTCCAGGACTCTACGACCCAACAACCATCATGAATGCTGACATCCTGGCATACTGTCAAAAAGAAGGCTGGTGCAAACTGGCTTTCTATCTCCTGTCGTTCTTCTACTATCTCTATGGGTAcgcatttatttttttatatctcGTTCATATCAGCACTAAGTGCTCATGATTCGGTTCTAATTTACACAGGACTGTATTATGTGGGGATGCCTCCAATACAAAGCCATGTTTATAATTTGTAAAGTAATAGGTCAACTGTACATAACGTGATCTAATTTCATAAAGCTTGAAATCTCCTCACAATACTCATCCTGTGCAAATTAAAATctcattaaaggaatagtttgacattttgggaaactgGATTGTTTACTTAATGtacaagagttagatgagaagaccaATACCACTTTTGCTTGTTAATATGAAGCCTCAGGCAGCAtctgattagcttagcttagcataaaaactgaaaacggAGGGAAACatctagcctggctctgtctgaaagttacaaaatccacctaccagcacctctaatgAACACATTATATCCCGTTAGTCATATTACACTCAGGGTtttgtatgaattaaacaaTTAGCGGTTCAGGAGTCGTCATGGAGTCCGCTGAAGGCGGTCAACTACTCCCGGATGAGACATAGTAAAGCACAGTCTTCTGTAAAATGGCAAATGAGACAACATTAATTAGTGcgctttaaaggtgctggtagggctagctgtttccccttgtgtCCatcctttatgctaagctaagctaactctcctggctgtagcttcatgtttactgtAAAGGTCTAAGTGGTATTAAGctcctcatctaactctcagaaAGAGAGCAAGTAAGTTTATattcaaaaatgttgaattattcctcCAACTTTTAAGTCACAATGACTTAATTTTAACAAAACATATGAACAATATATAAAACCCTGTGATGGTGGTTATGTTATATTATTCCAAACAATGCagaatatttaattatttgttccACTCTCTCATCTGTTTGCGACAGGATGATCTATGTTCTGGTGAGCTCTTAAGCCGGACGATGAAGGAAAAGGACCTGCATGTACAGTAGTCGACCAGACACTATGATCTTAGTGCTGGAACACTGGACCTGCTGGAGACCACCGTTCAGCAACACAAGACGCCATTTCAAGCGGACGAACTCTCGAACCCCCACACACAGCGCAGAGTGTCATTTCGGAAACATTTAGCCCGTTTTAGGAGAATATCTTGGTCGCAGCGTTCTTTTCATGACACTATAGTTTAAATTTTATGGAAAATAAGGACAAACCTGAATGGacaagttttttcttttcctttttttatttttcatggtgTGGTGATTTTTGATGCTTGggatttaaataaagtttttttttttttttttcatcttggtTCCCAACTTCTGAGTGTTTACAAATTTTAGGCAGACATAATTTTCAGGTGTGCATATATCTGTGAGAATCTAAGCTGTGTGCTGAATTGCATTATCTTTTTCTGCGAATTAGATCCTGGGCTTCGACAGCTAATTTATACCTGCCAAGTGATCCATTACCATCACTAAAACAAATAGCAAAGTGCAAACCAGACTTATGTTCTTGCCCACAGACACATTAAGTCTTAACATTTACATGAAAGTACAGTTACGTACGGTGAGGGCTGAAGTGCATGGGTTATTATCACTTAGTGAAACATGTTGCACAGGGACAATCAGTCTGGTTGTCACAACATCAGTTTTCAAACCGTCTGACGTATTGTTTCCGTACTTCAGACCTGTCTATCACGTTTAAACCATGTAATCCCTGTTGAAATAAATGGCAATATTTGTTTTAAGTGTGAATCCAGAGTAGAAAGCAACGTGTATGTGACATGTGTTTCTGTAGAATCGCCCCCGCAGCTATCGATAAATTAAGAAGGTAGACTCAACGGTACAATGTTTTCAGCATTAGGAAGCAAAGGAACTTTTTAGTTCTCTTTCTGCATTTGAGCTTTGAGCATGAGACTGCTGACGTGCCATACTGTTGAATGTACCTTTTCAAACTCaactgtttttgtcattgtgcATTCTGTTCATTTCCACAACCAAATATTCCACGTGGTTAGAAAACTCttattgaatgtttttaattttaacttcTCATGTCTCCACGATATCAAGCACTCCTCGCAGTGTCGCTCGTTTCCAGAATCAAAATCTGGGaagtggtgtttttgttttctgtagtGTCAGCGCAATTAGACTTAATTTTTCAGAAATACTAGagtatttatttccattttcaaaatgtgtaaATTTATCAGGGAAAGGGAAGATCATTTGTcacataaaattaaatttttatgtaTTAGATCCCATCTTGTCACATCTAGGAAATGACAACTTGAGTTTATTTGaatctaaataaaaatgatccCACTCTTATTACGGACTGGAATGTTATTTTagatcaatgtttttaaaaggagaTTAGAATATAATATTTAAGGCCAATTTTTATCTCATGTACTTCATGATTTTTGTGTGATGTGGGACACATTTAGGCAAAAGACTTTAgactttaaaatacttttttgtaaCTGGAAATccatgaaaacatgtttttcttgcCGTTGATCTAAATGGGATTAAAAACACGTTACATATGAAACAAACTCTTAACAGCAGTGTCGAGATGAAACCAGCATTTCCTCTGACCTGTACATTAAAGTTTAAAGATTTCCTTAATTATGTTCAAGATCTCAAATCATTCAATCACAGCGTTGATTAAAACGAGAGCTCGTTCTAAAAAAATCCTCATGAAAAtctttttaaacaaatgcaCTTTTAACAGAAATctgggttgttttgttttttccagatATTAAAGTCTCCTAACGCTCAGGTCCAGTGACAAACATTAGCCAGCATGCTGTTATCAAGTTTTGCTCAAGGGGGCTTTCCCCAGCCTGAAGATAAATGCAGCCAGGACAGAGCACTTCCATGTGA from the Seriola aureovittata isolate HTS-2021-v1 ecotype China chromosome 13, ASM2101889v1, whole genome shotgun sequence genome contains:
- the cnih1 gene encoding protein cornichon homolog 1 isoform X1 gives rise to the protein MAFTFAAFCYMLALLLTAALIFFAIWHIIAFDELKTDYKNPIDQCNTLNPTVEKVKKIKRVKIALKLVLPEYLIHFFFCVMFFCAAEWLTLCLNLPLLAYHVWRYMSRPVMSCPGLYDPTTIMNADILAYCQKEGWCKLAFYLLSFFYYLYGMIYVLVSS
- the cnih1 gene encoding protein cornichon homolog 1 isoform X2, with the protein product MAFTFAAFCYMLALLLTAALIFFAIWHIIAFDELKTDYKNPIDQCNTLNPLVLPEYLIHFFFCVMFFCAAEWLTLCLNLPLLAYHVWRYMSRPVMSCPGLYDPTTIMNADILAYCQKEGWCKLAFYLLSFFYYLYGMIYVLVSS